The sequence below is a genomic window from Hippocampus zosterae strain Florida chromosome 15, ASM2543408v3, whole genome shotgun sequence.
actttgtttagtgcacaaaaacaataacaaagaatgaataaaatagaaCAGATAGCCTTTATGGTCACATTCAGTTTTGCAGATGCAGCAAAATTGAGGTgattgaaacaaaaatacagcCAAGACTAATGACAAGCATATACCGTACTTGTGGAAGGGTGGAACTGCCAATGAAGAGCGAATATTTTTGACTGGCAAATACATTTGCAAGTACGTTGGACAAACTGTTAACTTGCGCAAGCAATTACATTTAGTCAACATCATCCCGGTATGTTCATAAATTAATTCAATGATTATTCAGGATTTTTATAATTGGCCTGCAGTGCATGATTTCTTTTCTGCCCTTTAACGTAATGACTCAGGCTATGGACATGCGCAAATCAATCATCaaaattgaaggaaaaaaaattgcatgatgATAGCTGTACCGGCGAACGATCTGTTTATCTGTACAATGATTTGTGACTGTTCTCATGTGACCTTGGCTTGCAACTAATTCATTGTTTGTCTATACACGCACGGTCTGGCGGCCAGGCCATTGTGCATTGTCTTGACATGCACAGACACTTGCTGGCGACCAGTCTCTTGCTCTTCATGTCATTCCAAGGATTACACCACTTGTCTCATTCAAAAGCAGCCGAGAGGTGCCAGTGCTTCTGCGAGCCAAATGACAGGAGCAATCGAGGAAAAACGATTTTAATCGCAACATAAAAAGGTATGTCCAAAGATAACGTGACAAATTACCCACAATTCCATGCCATTGGCAACTTGTCCCAATGACATGTGGGCAGAAGACCGGGTGCCATGGCAACACTGTCCTCGCGCAAAATAATACTTGTCCGTGATTGGTCCTCACTCAAGATGGAAAGTGGACAACATTTAGTCTCAGGGTGGACTCGCTTTCAACGGACAACAGCGTTTGGCATCCAGGCACGGCGAGTGGGCATCTTTGCAACGGTCCGATCAGCTAGAGGGAACATGTTTGTGTATCCAGCGTCGCTTCAGGTTCTCCGCTTTGATCTTTTGCTCGGGAGCTGACGGAAGAAAAcatgttacaaaaacaaatcccaaaagggtttttgttttttgccttaCCCCAATTGCTCTTGACAAAGCAAAAGGCTGCGCCTTTGGTCCTTGAcgtcttattttgaagggacAGCATCTCGTTAGCTGACAAGAAGACAAAGGATAGCATAATTGGATGGTTTTGTTCATGCGTACCTTCACTGCTTTTGCAGCGATTCAAAATTGGATGCAACGGCCACTTTGAATCACGGATCATCCATTCCAAAGTTTACCACAAAGTGTAGCCTGCATGGAAAATTGAACTTGGCGTCAAGCTTACTGGTGGTACGGCAACTTCCCTCGCCATAAAGCCGCGAATGTAGGAAATCCTCGGCCGCCTTCTGCTGAGAAGACGCCAGTGTTAGAGGTTTCACTGTCGTCACTTTGTAGTTCCCCTTCAgcctgaaaagaaaacaagaaaaatctcTGCGACAATCAGTTCACCTAATAATTGGAAAGGGTAAATTCATCAACCACTTGTGGTTTCCAAAGTAACTGTGGCACTTTTTTCCGTACATTCTGGAGTGTTTCAGTTTTTCCTTCcgtgtttttttctcctgatcttcatcctcatcttgATGCTTCGCGTCAGCTTCTTGCTGGCTCTGCCTTTAGTTAGAAAGAAGAATAACATTATCGTCTGACTGTCTGAGAAAAGATGATCAAGTGGAGGAAACTTACCGCGACAAGTCGATTTCCTCCAGAAGTTTGGCAGAAAGCAGTTTTCTTTTCTGCCATGTGAAAGAAAGATTTATTATTCAAAAGTTAAAATAGTCAACTTACTCGACTTGAAATGAGAGGCACCTTCTGCTCCTGGAACAGTTCcaacctcttcttcctcttctccttcagcaggtcCTTCTCCCTGGAAGCACACAAGACCTCAAATCTCTCACGGCGCACTACAAACCTCAGAGACCAACCTGGCAAGTTGGCCTTCACTTGATCACGTTTTACTCCCAAGACCTTTAACATCGAACTTTAGCACCACATATTATTATTTCAGACACGTTCTTCACATCGGCAGTGGTGTAGTCAGAAGAAGTGAAAGCGTTATAATCAGAAACCTGCGTCCCTGTCAGACTGTTTGTTATTCTCCAGACACGGCTTAGCCTGGATGGCTAGCCTGCTAGCAGTTATCCTACCTTCTACCATTTTCCAGGGCCTGTTTGACGTTCCGGAGCGCCTGGGCCTTAGAATCCTCAAAGGTGACCTCATCGGGGGCCTCGTCGTCGCTCGAGCCTAATTCCAATCCCCAACTCTCCATGATCTCTTCACTGTCCGCTTTGGACAAGCTGTCTGTTACACCACGTTTTTTGGGCGCCATATTGGGGCGGTCCCAAACTGGAAAGGTAGTGTGACGTACGTTCTtcgaaaaagacacatttccgGTACACCgaaatatgtgttttttttagattgctCACACGAAAGTAGAATCTTTCAAGGCGCTACTGGGTTCACAATTTTATTGTTACCGTTTAATAGATCAAAGCTGGCTGTTATTAGAGATGGGTTAAGGAAGTCATTTGAAACTTTTGACGCCTTTGCCATATTGATTTGGAAAAAGAGTCAACGCCTTATATAAAATAGACTACAAAGGTGACATCTGGTGGTCAGTTGTGTTCATAGCAGCTAAAATCCTCAAAGtgatttccattcatccatccattttctaatcgttTATccacacgagggtcgcaggcgcactggagcctatcccagctgtctttgggcagtaggtgtaGTACCCccaaaatggttgccagccaatcgcaaggcacacatatacgaacaaccattatcactcacaatcacacctcaaaatgatttccaaccatccatctgaatcgctttatcttcacaagcgtCGCgggtcatgtttttggaatacaaATACATTCTGTCAAATGATCATCATGTACATGTGGAATTGTTACATTTTAACACTGTACCAGTATTATGGTTC
It includes:
- the nol7 gene encoding nucleolar protein 7; its protein translation is MAPKKRGVTDSLSKADSEEIMESWGLELGSSDDEAPDEVTFEDSKAQALRNVKQALENGRREKDLLKEKRKKRLELFQEQKKRKLLSAKLLEEIDLSRQSQQEADAKHQDEDEDQEKKTRKEKLKHSRMLKGNYKVTTVKPLTLASSQQKAAEDFLHSRLYGEGSCRTTTNEMLSLQNKTSRTKGAAFCFVKSNWAPEQKIKAENLKRRWIHKHVPSS